The genomic region CCGCTTCTTCGATGACAGCTATGAGCGCCGCACCAACCAGCGCCTGCGCGCGGTGGCCGGCGATCCCGAACTTGCCAGCCTGATTGCGATGAACCGCCGCCGCCCGCATCTTTTGCTCGACGCCACGCCGCAGCGGACGCCGTGGCTGTCGGTCGCAAAATTCAACGAGACCGGCGGCGTCGTGGTGTGGCGCGCACAGGACACCGCCGGCACGCCGCCGCCTGACATCGCGCAGCGCTTCCCCGGCCTCGTGCCCGAAGTGCCGCGTTCGTTCGACCGGCTGGTCAACGGACGGCAGCCGGTGCTGCGGATCGGCTGGGCGATCGTGCGACCGAAGGGGACGTGATTTGATGTGGAGCCGTAGCCCGGATGAAGCGCAGCGAAATCCGGGGCCGCTCTTTCACTTGATCCACCCGGATTGCGCGGAGCCTGTCATCGGGCGCGCGTCCGCGCGACCCGTTGGCTCCATCCGGGCTACGAAGTTATCGCCGCTTGCAGCACCTTCGCGATCGCGCGCAGATCCTGCCACGACAGCCGCTTGTACGACGGCGAGCGCAGCAGATAGGCCGGATGGAAGGTGGCGACGGCGCGGATCGTGCGGGTCCCGGTGTCGTAGTCGATCCATTTGCCGCGCGTGCGCATGATGCCCTCGCGCGTGCCGAGCAGCGCCTGGGTCGAGGGATTGCCGAGCGTCACCAGCACGTCGGGATTCACCAGTTCGATATGGCGCTGGATGAAGGGCAGGCACACCTGCGTCTCCTGCGGCGTCGGCGTGCGGTTGCCGGGCGGCCGCCACGGGATCACGTTGGCGATATAGGCTTTGCTGCGGTCGAGCCCGATCGCGGCGATCATGCGGTCGAGCAGCTTGCCGGAGCGGCCGACGAACGGCAGGCCCTCGATGTCCTCGTCGCGGCCCGGCGCCTCGCCGACGAACATCACGCGCGCCTGCGGGTTGCCGTCGGCGAACACCAGCCTGGTTGCGGTGTGCTTCAACGCGCAGCCGTCGAAATTCTCCATCAGCGCGCGCAGGGCTTCAAGCGTCGGCGCAGTCCGCGCAGCCTCGCGCGCGGAAGCGATCGCGGCATCCGGCGCCACGGTGATTTCGCTGCGCGGAACTGACGGCATCGGCGGCGGACGCAGCGGATTGAGCGCAGCTGATGGGCGCGGTGCGGCAGGGGCGGGAACTGGCTCCGGCTCCTCGAGCCGGTTGATCGGCGCATCGCCAAGCGCGCAGTCGACCCCGGCCTCGAGGTAAAAGGCCAGCAATTGCTGCAGTGTAGGGGTGGGCTCGGGCGGCAGGGCCATCATGGCTGCAATCTAGAGCATGATCCGGAAAAGTGGAGGCCGGTTTTCGGAAAAGATTATTCTCTGCGGTATCCGGGCCGTGCAAATCCATGGAAGCGCAATTCCATGGTTGTCCTTCCGCCAAAAATCGGAAACAACGACTTCTGAAAAGCTTAGAAGCGTTCTCAATGGGCTGAGACCAAAGATCATGAGTGCTGAAGACCTTCCTCCGCGCGAGTCTATGGAATTCGACGTCGTCATCGTCGGCGCCGGCCCATCGGGCCTGTCGGCTGCGATCCGGCTGAAGCAGCTCAATCCGGAGCTCTCGATCGTCGTGGTGGAGAAGGGCTCCGAAGTCGGCGCGCACATCCTGTCGGGTGCGGTGATCGATCCGGCCGGCCTCGACAAGCTGGTGCCCGACTGGCGCGACGATGCCGACTGTCCGCTGAAGACGCAGGTCAAGCAGGACCGTTTCTACTGGACGACGTCGCAAGGCTGGTTCCGCCTGCCGAACTTCATCATGCCGCCGCTGATGAACAATCATCACTGCTACATCGGCTCGCTCGGCAATGTCTGCCGCTGGCTGGCACCGAAGGCGGAAGCGCTCGGCGTCGAGATCTATCCGGGCTTCGCCGCTGCCGAAGTGCTCTATGACGACAAGGGCGCGGTGCGCGGCATCGCCACCGGCGACATGGGCATCGCCAGGGACGGCAGCCACAAGGATTCCTACACCCGCGGCATGGAGCTGCTCGGCAAGTACACGCTGTTCGCCGAAGGCGCACGCGGCTCGCTGTCCAAGCAGCTGATCGCGAAGTTCAATCTCGATGCCAACTCCGAGCCGCCGAAGTTCGGCATCGGCCTCAAGGAGGTCTGGCAGGTCGACCCGGCGAAGCACAAGAAGGGTTGGGTTCAGCACACGCTCGGATGGCCGCTGAACGACAAGACCGGCGGCGGCTCGTTCCTCTATCACTACGACGACAACCGCGTCGCGGTCGGCTTCGTGGTGCATCTGAACTACAACGATCCGTATCTGTCGCCGTTCGACGAATTCCAGCGCTTCAAGACCCATCCCGAAGTCCGCGAGCTGTTCGAGGGCGGCAAGCGGCTCGCCTATGGCGCGCGCGCCATCACCGAGGGCGGCTACCAGTCGGTGCCGCGGCTCTCGTTCCCGGGTGGCGCGCTGATCGGCTGCGCTGCGGGCTTCGTCAACGTGCCGCGCATCAAGGGCGTCCACAATGCGATGGGCTCCGGCATGCTCGCCGCCGAGCATGTCGCCGCCGCGCTCGGCGCCGGCCGCGCCAATGACGAGCTCGTCGAGTACGAGAACGCCTGGCGCTCGTCGGCGATCGGCAAGGACCTGTTCAAGGTCCGCAATGCCAAGCCGTTGCTGTCGAAGTTCGGCAACCTGCTCGGAACGGTGCTCTCCGGCTTCGACATGTGGTGCAACACGCTCGGCTTCTCGCTGTTCGGCACCCAGTCGCACGCCAAGCCGGACCGCAAGACGCTCGATCCGTCCAAGCAGCATCAGCCGATCGCCTATCCGAAGCCGGACGGCAAGATCTCGTTCGACAAGCTGTCGTCGGTGTTCCTGTCCAACACCAACCATGAGGAGGACCAGCCGGTCCATCTCAAGGTCGCCGACCTCAATCTGCAGAAGACCTCGGAGCACGACGTGTTCGCCGGTCCCTCCAACCGCTATTGCCCGGCCGGCGTTTATGAATGGGTCGAGGAGTCGTCAGGCCCGCGCTTCCAGATCAACGCCCAGAACTGCGTCCACTGCAAAACCTGCGACGTGAAGGACCCCAACGGCAACATCACCTGGGTTCCGCCGGAGGGCGGCGGCGGTCCGAACTACGAGGCGATGTAAGGCGACGGTGAGCTCGAGGCGGCCGACCACATTTGCGTGAGGTAGATTCCGTCTGCGCCGCAACCTGCGCTGTGCCTCTCCGCTTGTGGGAGAGGCCGGATTGTATCGACAGATGCAATCCGGGTGAGAGGTACCGGTCCATCGAGGGACTTCGATCGACGGATGGACCTGAATTCCTCACCCGGAATTCAAGCTTTCGCTTGAATTCCGGCTTCTCCCACAAGGGGTGAGGTGGAACTGGCCGCGTGGCGAGCCTCCCGGTGCGCTTTTTGCGTCCGCGTGCGAATATGCCTGGGCCTGTCACGATACCGCCATAGTGGAAGCGTCTTGCGGAGGCTGGCTGGATCGGCGGGCCTAAAGGCCTAATCTGCCAATTGATTCGTCATGGATTGCCTTTGGGCGATCCTTGCGGATAAGCGCCAAAAGCGGCATTGTCCCTCGCCGTGATGCCGCCGCTTGGGTTCGCATTTTGAGACTGATCGCAAGATCTTGGCCATAAAATCCATCTTGGCGTAAATCCCTGGAGCAAGGCGACCGTGATGCTGTCCACCCGATTCCACCGCCTGACGATTGCCGTTCTCGCTGCCGCGGCGCTTGCCGTGCCTGCGCAGCTTGCAGCGCAAACGCCGGACCATCCGACCGACAATACCGCGCAATTCCCGTCCAAGAACGACCTGAAGTCGCTGACCACCGCCGGCAGCTATCTCGCCGCCCGCCACGCCAGCGTCGAGCGCGATGCGACCTCGGCCGCGGCGTTCTACCGCTCGGCGCTGCGCACCGACCCGAAGAATTCCGAGCTGCTCGACCGCGCCTTCATCTCCTCGCTCGCCGACGGCGACATCGAGGAGGCGGTCAAGCTTGCCGACCGCATCCTGACCCAGGACAAGGCCAACCGCGTCGCGCGCCTGGTCGTCGGCGTGCGCGATCTCAAGCTGAAGAAATATGCCGCCGCGCAGTCCAACATCAACCAGTCGGTGCGCGGCCCGATCACCGATCTCGTCGCGACGCTGCTGTCGGCCTGGGCCGCCTATGGCGCCGGCGACAGCAAGGCCGCGGTCGCCTCGATCGACAAGCTGACCGGCCCGGAATGGTACCCGATCTTCAAGGACCTGCATGCCGGCATGATCTACGAGCTGTCCGGCAAGGAGAAGGATGCCGGCGCCCGCTTCGAGCGCGTCTACAAGCTCGACGATTCGATGCTGCGCACGGTCGACGAATATGCGCGCTGGACCTCGCGCAACAAGGACGCCGCCGCCGCGACCGCGATGTACGAGGCCTTCGACAAGAAGCTGCCGCGTCACCCGCTGGTGCTGGAAGGCATCAAGGAGACCAAGGCCGGCAAGAAGCTGCCGCCGCTGGTCGAGTCACCGCAGGCCGGCGCGGCCGAGGCGCTCTACGGCATCGGCGCGACGCTGACCCGCCGCGGCGGCGAGGACCTCGCGCTGGTCTATCTGCAGCTCGCGCTCTATCTGCAACCGAACCATCCGCTGGCGCTGCTGTCGCTCGCCGATCTCTATGAATCGGTCAAGAAGCCGCAGATGGCGATCAAGGTCTACGAGCGGATGCCGGCGTCCTCGCCGCTGAAGCGCAACGCGCAGATCCAGCTCGCGACCAATCTCGACGCTGCCGACCGCAGCGACGAGGCGATCAAGATCCTCAAGGAAGTGACCTCGGATCAGCCGAAGGACATCGAGGCGATCCTGGCGCTCGGCAATATCGAGCGCGGCCGCAAGAAGTTCGCCGACTGCGCCACCACCTATTCGCAGGCGATCGACGCGCTGCCGGCCGGCGGCGACAAGAACGCCTGGGTCACCTATTACTATCGCGGAATCTGCGAGGAGCGCTCCAAGCAGTGGAACAAGGCCGAGGCCGACATGCGCAAGGCGCTCGAGCTGCAGCCCGAGCAGCCGCATGTGCTGAACTATCTCGGCTATTCCTGGATCGATCAGGGCATCAACCTCGACGAAGGCATGAAGATGATCAAGCGTGCCGTCGATCAGCGCCCTGACGACGGCTACATCGTGGACTCGCTTGGCTGGGCCTATTACCGGATCGGCAATTACGAGGAGGCGGTGAAGAACCTCGAGCGCGCGATCGATCTGAAGCCGGAAGATCCGACCATCAACGACCATCTCGGCGACGCCTACTGGCGCGTCGGCCGCACCCTGGAAGCCAAGTTCCAGTGGGCGCATGCCCGCGACCTCAAGCCCGAGCCGGAAGAGCTGCCGAAGATCCAGGCCAAGATCGACAACGGCCTGCCGGACGACACCTCCAACGCCGCCGCCGCCGACAAGAAGAAGGACGACGACGGCAAGGGCGGCTAGACCTCACGTCAGCTTGCTGAGCTCCCACCGTTCCCTCTCCCGCTTGCGGGGGAGGGCCAGGGTGGGGATACCTCCGCAAAGAAATTCTCTCCGTGGGTAAAGCCCCCACCCGGATCGCATCGTTCGATGCGATCCGACCTCCCCCGCAAGCGGGAGAGGTGAAGGCAGGCCGATACGGCACCCCAAATCCCGGAATTTCCATGCAAACAAAGGGATAGGATCGTGAGGCGATTTACGCTAATCGCAACACGATGTTTGTTTTTTAGGGGTTTATCGCCGTGCCGGCGCTGATTGAAGAAGGGCGTGCCAAGGTCAACCTGACGCTGAAGGTTGTCGGGCGGCGCGTCGATGGGTTTCATGACCTCGAGAGCGTCGTCGCGTTTGCCGATTGCGCCGACCGCCTGACGCTCGAGCCGGGACCCGAGCTGTCGCTTTCGATGGCGGGGCCGCTGGCCGATGCCTGCGGCGACACATCGGACAATCTGGTGCTCAAGGCGGCGCGGCTGCTCGGCGAGCGGGTCGCGGACCTCGAGGTCGGCCACTTCACGCTGGAGAAGGTGCTGCCCGTTGCGGCCGGCATCGGCGGCGGCTCGGCGGACGCCGCGGCGGCGCTGCGGCTGTTGGCGCGGCTCAACGAGCTCTCGCTCGACGATAGCAGGATCATGGAGGTCGCGCTGCAGACCGGCGCCGACGTGCCGGTATGCGTCGCCTCGCGCGCCTGCGACATGACCGGCGTCGGCGAAGGCTTGCTGCCGCTCGACCTGCCGAAAATGCCGTGCGTGCTGGTCAATCCGCGCGTGCCGGTTGCGACCAGGGACGTCTTCAATGCGCTCGGCCTGCGCAATGGCGAGCTGCTGATCGGCGCCACCGATGTCGTGATGCAGGCGCCGTCATGGCCGGAAGCCGGCCGCGCGATCGACGATTGGATCGCGGCGCTGGAGCGCGGCACCAACGATCTCGAAGGCCCCGCGGCGCGCATCGAGCCCGTCATCAGTGATGTGTTATTCGCGCTGCGTGAGACCAGGGACGTTCGTCTGGTGCGTATGTCGGGCTCCGGCGCGACCTGCTTTGCCGTGTTCGGAACCGACGCCGACGCCGAGGCCGCCGGCGAACAGCTCCGCGCCGCGCATCCCGGCTGGTGGGTGCATGCGGGTGCGTTGAGCTAGGGTACTCGTTCTCTTTCTCTCTCTCTCTCTCTCTCTCTCTCTCTCTCTCTGTCATTCCGGGGCGCGCGGAGCGCGAGCCCGGAATCCATTTCACCATCAGTTTTGCGGCCCGATGGATTTCGGGCTCGTGCTCCGCACGCCCCGGAATGACGACGGAGTCTGACTCACTGACCGTGCCACCTATTCGGTGTCGTCCCCGCCTGGTGCGCAATTGCGCACGGGAGCAGGGACCATAACCACAGGCAGTCATTGTTGAGTGACGCCCGAACGACGAGTCCCGTTCACAATATCCGCCGCGGAGTATGGGTCCCTGCTTTCGCAGGGCATTTGCGGCATCATCCCGCCTCAACGCCGGGCAGCCTTGCGGGGCCATTGCTTGGCAAGCCAGACCCCGTTTGCCATAACAGCATGAAACAACAACGTTGCGCGTGCGGGGCCGTTCGGAATCCGCCTGCAGCCGAAGAGCCGGGAGGATGCCATGGCCAATATCCGAGTTCTCGCCACCGATCTGGAGTTTCCCGAAGGTCCGGTCGTCATGCCCGACGGTTCGGTCGTACTGGTCGAAATCCGCGGCCAGCGACTGACGCGGGTCTATCCCGACGGGCGCAAGGAGATCGTCGCCAAGGTGCCGGGCGGCCCGAACGGCGCGGCGCTCGGTCCCGACGGCAAGATGTACATCTGCAACAATGGCGGCTTCTCTTGGATTCCGACGCGCAACATGATCATGCCGGGACCGCAGCCGGAGGATTATCTCGGCGGCTCGATCCAGCGCGTCGATCTGCAGTCCGGCAAGGTCGAAACAGTTGTGACGAAATGCGGCGAGCATGAGCTGCGCGGGCCGAATGATCTGGTGTTCGACAGGCAGGGCGGCCTGTGGTTCTCCGATCTCGGCAAGCGCCGCGCCCGCGACATGGATGTCGGCGCGTTCTATTATCTGAAGCCCGGCATGAACGAGATCGTCGAGGCCGTGCACGGCATCCTGCCGGCCAATGGCATCGGCCTGTCGCCGGACGAGAAGACCGTCTACATCGCGGAGACGCCGACCGCGCGGCTGTGGGCGTATGAAGTTTCAGAGCCCGGCACCGTCAAGCCGCGCGACGTGATCTATCGCGGCGAACGCGGCAAGCCGATCGCCGGCCTCGGCGGCTACCAGATGTTCGACTCGCTCGCCGTTGAAGCGAACGGCAATGTCTGCGTCGCGACGCTGGTCTCGGGCTGCATCTCGGTAATCGCGCCCGATGGCACCGTGGTCGAGCAGGTGCCGACCGGCGACCGCGTCACCACCAACATCGCCTTCGGGGGCCCCGATCTGAAGACCGCCTACATCACGCTGTCGGGCAAGGGCGAGCTGATCGCGATGGACTGGCCGCGGCCGGGATTGCCGCTGAACTTTCTGAACAAGTGACGATTGCGCAAAAGCGCAGTCGTCATTCCGGGTTCGATGCTGCGCATCGCCCCGGAATGACAAAGATGGAGAGATCTCGAATGCCCTGGCTTGAACCGGTCACCCTTCGCGGCGCGCATGCGCGGCTGGAGCCGTTGTCACACGATCATTGCGACGGGCTGGTCGACGCGGTGAAGGACGGCGAGCTGTCAAAGCTCTGGTACACCGCGATCCCGCAGCCGGAGAACATGGCCAAGGAGATCGACCGCCGGCTCGGCCTGCAAAAGGCCGGATCGATGCTGCCGTTCACGGTGTTCGACGCCGATGGGCGGATCTCGGGCATGACGACCTACATGAACGTCGACACGCCCAACCGTCGCGTCGAGATCGGTTCGACCTGGTACGCCAAGCGTGTGCAGCGCAGCGCGGTCAACACGCAGTGCAAATTGCTGCTGCTCACCCATGCCTTCGAGAAGCTCGACTGCATCGCAGTCGAGTTCCGCACGCATTTCTTCAATCACCAGAGCCGGCGCGGCATCGAGCGTCTGGGTGCGAAGCAGGATGGCATCCTGCGCAGCCATCAGATCGCGCCCAACGGCACGTTGCGCGACACCGTGGTTTACAGCATCATCGCCAGCGAATGGCCGACGGTGAAGGCGCATCTGACCTATCAACTCAACGAAAAGCCGCGCTGACACGATAGTCGGCGCCAGAAACGAGACGATGGAAACGTTCGATTATGTGATCATCGGCGCAGGCTCCGCCGGGAGCGTGCTGACCAACCGGTTGAGTGAAGACGCGGGCACCAGAGTGTGCGTGCTCGAGGCGGGGCCGAGCGACTGGCATCCCTACATCCATCTGCCGGCCGGCTTCATCAAGACCTTCCATATGAAGAGCGTGAACTGGGCCTATCAGCAGGAGGTGGGTCCCTACACCGGCGGGCGCAGCATCTATGCGCCGCGCGGCAAGACGCTCGGCGGTTCGTCCTCGATCAACGGCCACATTTATAATCGCGGCCAGCGCCAGGATTTCGACACCTGGGCGCAGCTCGGCAATCGCGGCTGGGGCTATCCCGACGTGCTGCCCTATTTCCGGCGCATGGAGAGAAGGGTCGGCGAGGGCGACGACACCTATCGCGGCCGCGACGGCAACCTCACCGTCACCACGATGGACTGGCAGGACCCGCTCTGCGAGGCCTTCATGGCGGGCGCGGTCAGCCTCGGCATTCCGCGCAATCCCGATTACAACGGCCAGATCCAGGAGGGCGTGTCGTACTGCCAGCGCACCATCCTGAACGGCCGCCGGGTCAGCGCCGCGACCGCCTTCCTGCATCCGGCGCGGCGGCGGCCCAATGTCGACGTACGCACGCATGCCCATGTCACCGGCATCATCTTCGAGGGCAAGCGCGCGGTCGGCGTGCGCTACAACCGCGGCGGCAAGCACGGCGATCCCCTGGAGATCCGCGCCACCAAGGAAGTCATCCTCTCCGGCGGTGCCTACAACTCGCCGCAACTGTTGCAGCTCTCCGGCGTCGGCGCGCCCGAGCTGTTGCAGGCGCACGGCATCGAGGTGCGCCACGCGCTCCCCGGCGTCGGTGAGGGCCTGCAGGATCACTACGCGCCGCGCTCGGTGGCGCGGGTCAAGAATATCAGGACCATCAACGAGCTTCGCCGCGGCTTCAGCCTGTGGGGCGAGGCGATCAAATGGGCGACGACACGGCGCGGCCTGCTGTCGCTGTCGCCGACCATGGTCTACTGCTTCTGGCATTCCGGCGAGACCACGGAGAGCTCCGACCTGCAGCTCACCTTCACGCCGGCGAGCTACAAGGAAGGCGTGCAGGGCCAGCTCGAGGACGAGCCCGGCATGACGGTGGCGTCATGGCAGCAGCGGCCGGAGAGCCGCGGCTATGTCCGGATCCGTTCGGCCGATCCGTTCGCGCCGCCGATCATCCAGACCAACTACCTCGCCGAGGAGATCGACCGCCGCGTCGTCGTCGCCGGCATGAAGCTGGCGCGCCGGCTGCTCGCCTCCGAGCCGCTCAGTCCGTATTACGCCTATGAGGACTTTCCGGGTCCGAAGGTCACGAGCGACGACGAATTGCTCGCGGCCGCGACCCAGCGCGGCACCACCACCTTCCATCCCGGCTGCACCTGCCGGATGGGTCCGGCCGACGCGCCGTGGGCCGTGGTCGACGATCAGCTTCGGGTCCATGGCATGGAGGGCCTGCGCGTGATCGACGCCTCGATCATGCCGCGGATGATCTCGGCCAATCTCAACGCCTCGACCTTGATGATCGCCGACAAGGCCTCCGACATGATCCGCGGCAAGGCGCCGGAGGCGGCCGCGAAGCTGCCGGAGTATGCGTGAGGGGACTAATGCGTACGACGATAATCGTTCAGCGTCGTCCCGGCCTAGTGCGCAATTGCGCACGGGGGCCGGGATCCATAACCACCGATGGTCATTGTTGCGCGCTGGTGGAATGACGAGTCCCGTCCACAACATCCGCCACGGAGTATGGGTCCCGGCTTTCGCCGGGACGACAGCAGAGTGTGTGGCCGTTAGCTCCTCAGGATGACGGGACTAATATCAGGAGCTCAGCCGTAGACGAACGCCTTGTCCTTGAGGTCGATCGCCGGGAATTCGTCCTTCTCGGCCCAGTAATCCTGGTTGTGCTGCCACTCCGGCTTGTCGCCGCGCTTCGGCAAGAGGTGCATGCCACGCATCATGTAGCCGGGGTTGAAGTTCTCCGGATCGATCCACGGCAGCAGCGGCATGTTGTGGTCTTCGGGGCGCAGTTCCGGCGTCACCTTGTTCGCGCCGGTCGCCTTCATGTGCTGCAGCAGGCGGCAGACGAAGTCGCCGACCAGGTCGACACGCAAGGTCCAGCTGGCGCGGAAATAGCCGAACACCCAGACGAGATTCGGCACGCCGGTGAACATCATGCCGCGATAGGTCACGGTATCGGCGAAGTCGAGCGGCTTGCCGTCGATCTCGAAGTCGATGCCGCCATTGGCGGAGAGGTGGAAGCCAGTCGCGGTGATGATAATGTCGGCCTCGAGCTGCTTGCCGGACTTGAGCAGGATGCCCGTCTCGGTGAAGCGGTCGATCTCGTCGGTGACGACCGACGCCTTGCCGCCCTTGATGGCGTGGAACAGGTCGGCATCCGGCACGAAGGCGATGCGCTGCCGCCACGGCCGGTAGCTCGGCGTGAAGTGGGTGGCGATGTCGTAGTCCTTGCCGAGAACGGCTTCGACCGCTGCCAGCAGGTCCTTCTTGGCGCCCTCGGGCTCGGCGAAGGTCCGCTTGGTGAAGGCGTCCTGCTCGAACAGGATCTTGCGGCGGGTGATCTCGTGGATCCAGTGCTCGTCGACCTGCAGCCTGCGGAGTTCCTCGGCGATCTCGATCGCGTTGCGGCCGGTGCGGAAATAGGTCGGCGAACGCTGCAGCATGGTGACATGGCTGGCGTCCTTGGCCATCGCCGGGATCAGGGTCGCGGCGGTGGCGCCGGAGCCGATCACGACCACGCGCTTGCCCTTGTAGTCGAGGTCGTCAGGCCAGGTCTGCGGATGCACGACCGTGCCCTTGAACTTCGCCATGTCGGTCCATTCGGGCGTATAGCCCGCGTCGTGGCGGTAATAGCCCTGGCACATCCAGAAGAAGTTGGTGGTGAAGCGCAGCCGCTCGCCGGTATCGATGCGCGTCGCATCGATGGTCCAGAGATTGGTCTCGTTCGACCACTTCGCCGCGGTGATGGTGTGGCGATAGCGGATGTGGCGGGCGAGGTCGTTCTCCTCGATCACCTCGCCCATGTACTTCAGGATTTCGGCCGCGGTCGCGATCGGCGCGCTGGTCCACGGCTTGAAGCGATAGCCGAAGGTGTGCAGGTCGCTGTCGGAGCGGATGCCGGGATAGCGGTGGGTGGACCAGGTGCCGCCGAAAGTCTTCTGCGTCTCCAGCACCACGAAGCTGGTGCCGGGGCATTGCGTGGTGAGGTGGTAGGCGGCGCCGACGCCGGAGATGCCGGCGCCTGCGATCAGGACGTCGAAATGCTCTGTGGTGACGGGCTCGGCGGCGCGGATCTGGGTCTGGACGTTCATCTTCCCTGGTCTTCTTGCTTGTTGGCTTGTTTGTTGAGCTGCAGAAGCAAAACGCCGGAGCCGTCGCCCCGGCGTTTGCCGATATCGGAGCTAGACTTCGCGGCGGCTGAGGAAAGCCAGCCGCTCGAACAGATGCACGTCCTGCTCGTTCTTGAGCAGCGCGCCATGCAGCGGCGGGATCAGCTTGCGCGGATCGCGCTCGCGCAGCATCTCCGGCGTGATGTCCTCGTTCAACAGCAGCTTGAGCCAGTCGAGCAGCTCCGAGGTCGAGGGCTTCTTCTTCAGGCCCGGCACCTCGCGGACTTCGAAGAAGATCCGCAGCGCCTCTTCCACCAGGCGCTTCTTGATGCCGGGGAAGTGCACGTCGACGATCTTGCCCATCGTCTCGTTGTCGGGGAACTTGATGTAGTGGAAGAAGCAGCGGCGCAGGAAGGCGTCCGGCAGTTCCTTCTCGTTGTTCGACGTGATCATCACGATCGGGCGCAGCTTCGCCTTGATGGTCTCGCCGGTCTCGTAGACGTGGAATTCCATGCGGTCGAGTTCGAGCAGCAGATCGTTGGGGAATTCGATGTCGGCCTTGTCGATCTCGTCGATCAGCAGCACCGGGCGCTTCTCGTTGGTGAAGGCCTCCCACAGCTTGCCGCGCTTGATGTAGTTCTTGATGTCGGACACGCGGGCGTCGCCGAGCTGGCTGTCGCGCAGCCGGGACACCGCATCGTATTCGTAGAGGCCCTGCTGCGCCTTGGTGGTCGACTTGATGTGCCAGGTCAAAAGTGGCGCGTCGATCGCCTTGGCGACTTCCTCGGCCAGCACGGTCTTGCCGGTGCCGGGCTCGCCCTTCACCAGCAGCGGGCGCTCGAGCACGATGGCGGCATTGACGGCGACCTTGAGGTCATCGGTGGCGACGTAGTCCTTGGTACCCGTGAATTTCATCTATCTGTTTGCCTTGCTTCGTTCGTCGGCGGCCCGGGCCCCCACACGAAACGACCGCTCTCGCAGCGGTCGCATGTCCTCTCCGATATCTTGTCCGGTACAATTCTAATTGAAAAAGCCGGGCGGTCTAGCGCGGATTCCGCAGCGCAGCGGTACCCCGGACAGCGCCGGGCGCATAGTATGTCAGGCGTACTGTTTCCGTCCCGCGGAATGATTGTCACCCGCGAGCGACGAGGCCAGCACCGTGCGGTCGCGTCCCGAACGTTTCGCCTCATAGAGCGCGAGGTCGGCCCGG from Bradyrhizobium elkanii USDA 76 harbors:
- a CDS encoding tetratricopeptide repeat protein, translating into MLSTRFHRLTIAVLAAAALAVPAQLAAQTPDHPTDNTAQFPSKNDLKSLTTAGSYLAARHASVERDATSAAAFYRSALRTDPKNSELLDRAFISSLADGDIEEAVKLADRILTQDKANRVARLVVGVRDLKLKKYAAAQSNINQSVRGPITDLVATLLSAWAAYGAGDSKAAVASIDKLTGPEWYPIFKDLHAGMIYELSGKEKDAGARFERVYKLDDSMLRTVDEYARWTSRNKDAAAATAMYEAFDKKLPRHPLVLEGIKETKAGKKLPPLVESPQAGAAEALYGIGATLTRRGGEDLALVYLQLALYLQPNHPLALLSLADLYESVKKPQMAIKVYERMPASSPLKRNAQIQLATNLDAADRSDEAIKILKEVTSDQPKDIEAILALGNIERGRKKFADCATTYSQAIDALPAGGDKNAWVTYYYRGICEERSKQWNKAEADMRKALELQPEQPHVLNYLGYSWIDQGINLDEGMKMIKRAVDQRPDDGYIVDSLGWAYYRIGNYEEAVKNLERAIDLKPEDPTINDHLGDAYWRVGRTLEAKFQWAHARDLKPEPEELPKIQAKIDNGLPDDTSNAAAADKKKDDDGKGG
- a CDS encoding electron transfer flavoprotein-ubiquinone oxidoreductase: MSAEDLPPRESMEFDVVIVGAGPSGLSAAIRLKQLNPELSIVVVEKGSEVGAHILSGAVIDPAGLDKLVPDWRDDADCPLKTQVKQDRFYWTTSQGWFRLPNFIMPPLMNNHHCYIGSLGNVCRWLAPKAEALGVEIYPGFAAAEVLYDDKGAVRGIATGDMGIARDGSHKDSYTRGMELLGKYTLFAEGARGSLSKQLIAKFNLDANSEPPKFGIGLKEVWQVDPAKHKKGWVQHTLGWPLNDKTGGGSFLYHYDDNRVAVGFVVHLNYNDPYLSPFDEFQRFKTHPEVRELFEGGKRLAYGARAITEGGYQSVPRLSFPGGALIGCAAGFVNVPRIKGVHNAMGSGMLAAEHVAAALGAGRANDELVEYENAWRSSAIGKDLFKVRNAKPLLSKFGNLLGTVLSGFDMWCNTLGFSLFGTQSHAKPDRKTLDPSKQHQPIAYPKPDGKISFDKLSSVFLSNTNHEEDQPVHLKVADLNLQKTSEHDVFAGPSNRYCPAGVYEWVEESSGPRFQINAQNCVHCKTCDVKDPNGNITWVPPEGGGGPNYEAM
- a CDS encoding SMP-30/gluconolactonase/LRE family protein, whose translation is MANIRVLATDLEFPEGPVVMPDGSVVLVEIRGQRLTRVYPDGRKEIVAKVPGGPNGAALGPDGKMYICNNGGFSWIPTRNMIMPGPQPEDYLGGSIQRVDLQSGKVETVVTKCGEHELRGPNDLVFDRQGGLWFSDLGKRRARDMDVGAFYYLKPGMNEIVEAVHGILPANGIGLSPDEKTVYIAETPTARLWAYEVSEPGTVKPRDVIYRGERGKPIAGLGGYQMFDSLAVEANGNVCVATLVSGCISVIAPDGTVVEQVPTGDRVTTNIAFGGPDLKTAYITLSGKGELIAMDWPRPGLPLNFLNK
- a CDS encoding GNAT family N-acetyltransferase, with the protein product MPWLEPVTLRGAHARLEPLSHDHCDGLVDAVKDGELSKLWYTAIPQPENMAKEIDRRLGLQKAGSMLPFTVFDADGRISGMTTYMNVDTPNRRVEIGSTWYAKRVQRSAVNTQCKLLLLTHAFEKLDCIAVEFRTHFFNHQSRRGIERLGAKQDGILRSHQIAPNGTLRDTVVYSIIASEWPTVKAHLTYQLNEKPR
- a CDS encoding 4-(cytidine 5'-diphospho)-2-C-methyl-D-erythritol kinase — translated: MPALIEEGRAKVNLTLKVVGRRVDGFHDLESVVAFADCADRLTLEPGPELSLSMAGPLADACGDTSDNLVLKAARLLGERVADLEVGHFTLEKVLPVAAGIGGGSADAAAALRLLARLNELSLDDSRIMEVALQTGADVPVCVASRACDMTGVGEGLLPLDLPKMPCVLVNPRVPVATRDVFNALGLRNGELLIGATDVVMQAPSWPEAGRAIDDWIAALERGTNDLEGPAARIEPVISDVLFALRETRDVRLVRMSGSGATCFAVFGTDADAEAAGEQLRAAHPGWWVHAGALS
- a CDS encoding uracil-DNA glycosylase — protein: MPPEPTPTLQQLLAFYLEAGVDCALGDAPINRLEEPEPVPAPAAPRPSAALNPLRPPPMPSVPRSEITVAPDAAIASAREAARTAPTLEALRALMENFDGCALKHTATRLVFADGNPQARVMFVGEAPGRDEDIEGLPFVGRSGKLLDRMIAAIGLDRSKAYIANVIPWRPPGNRTPTPQETQVCLPFIQRHIELVNPDVLVTLGNPSTQALLGTREGIMRTRGKWIDYDTGTRTIRAVATFHPAYLLRSPSYKRLSWQDLRAIAKVLQAAITS